In Bacteroidales bacterium, a single genomic region encodes these proteins:
- the murA gene encoding UDP-N-acetylglucosamine 1-carboxyvinyltransferase, with translation MSSFIIEGGRQLYGTIRPQGAKNEALQVICATLLTAEKVTIENVPDIRDVNHLIELLKGLGVKVLQTAAETFSFQADQVNLDYLRSEEFKNKSKSLRGSIMILGPLLGRFNIGYLHQPGGDKIGRRRLDTHYVGLSALGAQFTYLPDENFFKVWTDGLQGTYMLLDEASVTGTANIVMAAVLARGTTTIFNAACEPYVLQLCRMLNAMGARISGVGSNLLHIDGVKALQGCSHRLLPDMIEIGSFIGLAAMTQSELTIQGVDLIQLGLIPEVFRRLGIQVQQSGNDLFIPRQAHYEVETFMDGSIMTIADAPWPGFTPDLISIALVVAIQAKGSVLIHQKMFESRLFFVDKLIDMGARIILCDPHRATVIGLDHEHALKGIDMTSPDIRAGVALLIAALSAQGTSVIHNIEQIDRGYQHIDERLNLIGASVQRR, from the coding sequence ATGAGCTCATTTATTATTGAAGGGGGCCGGCAGCTGTATGGGACCATACGTCCGCAGGGCGCCAAGAACGAAGCATTGCAGGTTATCTGTGCCACCCTCCTGACTGCAGAAAAAGTGACCATTGAAAACGTACCTGACATCCGGGATGTCAATCACCTGATTGAATTACTGAAGGGATTGGGAGTAAAGGTGCTACAGACCGCTGCGGAAACTTTCTCATTTCAGGCCGATCAGGTCAACCTGGATTATCTCCGGTCTGAGGAATTCAAAAACAAATCAAAGAGCCTGAGAGGTTCCATTATGATCCTTGGTCCGCTGCTGGGAAGGTTCAACATTGGGTACCTGCACCAGCCCGGCGGTGACAAGATCGGCCGGCGGCGCCTTGACACACACTATGTCGGTCTGTCGGCTCTGGGCGCCCAGTTCACCTACCTGCCGGATGAAAATTTTTTTAAGGTCTGGACGGATGGACTCCAGGGCACCTACATGCTCCTGGATGAGGCTTCCGTGACCGGGACGGCCAACATCGTCATGGCGGCAGTGCTTGCCCGGGGCACGACCACGATCTTCAACGCAGCCTGCGAACCGTATGTCCTTCAGCTCTGCCGTATGCTCAACGCCATGGGTGCACGCATATCCGGAGTAGGTTCCAATCTTCTGCACATCGATGGCGTGAAAGCTCTGCAGGGATGCTCCCACAGGTTGCTGCCGGATATGATCGAAATCGGGAGTTTTATTGGCCTGGCTGCAATGACGCAATCGGAACTGACCATCCAGGGTGTGGATCTTATCCAACTGGGCCTGATTCCGGAAGTGTTCCGCCGCCTGGGGATCCAGGTACAGCAGTCCGGAAATGACCTTTTCATCCCCAGACAAGCCCATTACGAGGTTGAAACGTTCATGGACGGATCCATCATGACGATTGCCGACGCACCGTGGCCCGGATTTACTCCCGACCTGATCAGTATCGCACTGGTCGTCGCCATCCAGGCAAAAGGAAGTGTGCTCATTCACCAGAAGATGTTTGAAAGCAGACTTTTCTTTGTCGACAAGCTGATCGATATGGGAGCCCGCATCATCCTCTGTGATCCGCACCGTGCCACTGTCATCGGGCTCGATCACGAACATGCTCTCAAAGGAATCGACATGACCTCTCCCGACATACGCGCAGGGGTAGCCTTACTGATCGCTGCCCTCTCCGCACAGGGAACCAGCGTGATCCATAACATCGAACAAATCGACAGGGGTTATCAGCACATCGACGAACGATTGAACCTTATCGGAGCCTCCGTTCAAAGACGGTGA